In the Oryzias latipes chromosome 23, ASM223467v1 genome, one interval contains:
- the rhno1 gene encoding RAD9, HUS1, RAD1-interacting nuclear orphan protein 1, whose amino-acid sequence MPRKAAKTDKPALQFLERPVSGARLQNVPEVRAALNPREFFSKTHSSSALSSWVQPQFDISATPPFRRGRRNCQSVTRILDTCNELSRKHKVCKYPSLLFLRAERDKSHNPSGQRTKKAAEVTSMPEDQPQGSCQSNRTVLPAPKRRRNPQKSLNRAPSHSEYLHQPENQLIEVTEESRTPPGGCSSPRLGNVDPPPEVDTPTMKQNSCPMSPPVCSLLADPSSPQCHLHPNVLVSDTPERDYGVKVTWRRRKGLMIILKERGLLD is encoded by the exons ATGCCCCGGAAAGCGGCAAAGACAGACAAGCCTGCACTGCAATTCCTGGAGCGACCTGTGAGTGGCGCCAGACTTCAAAATGTGCCTGAAGTCAGAGCTGCTCTCAATCCCAGAGAGTTTTTCTCCAAGACACACAGCTCTTCAGCTCTCAGTTCCTGG GTTCAACCCCAGTTTGACATCTCAGCTACACCTCCATTTAGACGAGGAAGAAGAAATTGTCAGTCCGTCACAAGGATTCTTGACACGTGCAACGAGCTGTCCAGGAAACACAAAGTGTGCAAATACCCATCGTTATTATTTCTTAGGGCGGAGAGAGACAAGTCCCATAATCCAAGTGGACAGCGCACAAAGAAAGCGGCAGAGGTGACGTCAATGCCTGAAGATCAACCACAGGGATCATGTCAAAGCAATAGGACAGTTTTACCTGCACCTAAGAGACGAAGAAATCCTCAAAAATCTTTAAACAGAGCTCCATCTCACAGTGAATATTTGCACCAACCTGAAAATCAGTTAATAGAGGTAACGGAGGAAAGCAGAACTCCACCCGGTGGGTGTAGTAGCCCTAGACTTGGCAATGTTGACCCGCCTCCTGAAGTGGACACTCCAACAATGAAGCAGAACAGTTGCCCCATGTCTCCCCCTGTTTGTTCACTGCTGGCTGATCCCTCCTCCCCGCAGTGTCATCTTCATCCTAATGTTTTGGTCTCCGACACACCAGAGAGGGACTATGGGGTGAAGGTGACgtggaggaggagaaagggATTGATGATCATATTAAAGGAAAGGGGCCTCCTCGATTAG
- the foxm1 gene encoding forkhead box protein M1, which produces MRRSPRRPLILKRRKLPFQQKEPTPADPSRQSGGSKEPSNSSDSSCFPDGVRFIGHPSLSDTQVVVIPKATDVQSVISVLAAKGKDSGVQGPSKFILLSDNGNQDQAGSFCETATSGGDAVSTQIPSQEPATKESTHTSLDVTGIKPLSKDGNSGPLDDSLTNIQWLGKMNTCALESEPAKQIQGKENQAPVSQTAQAASVPPETKPCQQPLSGRPPYSYMAMIQFAINSRKNRRMTLKEIYTWIEDHFPYYRQVAKPGWKNSIRHNLSLHDMFVRETAPDGKVSFWTIRPEANRCLTLDQVYKSQKKTVPDGRKIALASDVKVEMKEEPVCVPLKCETPKGPQKRRCSSSRRKQCLVNSSHEEPVLLCPDSSFLDSGVTSDASMFQDSRDVEPEEPRRKQDSPDRDYSFKTPIKGSIHLTSSTPSKPSPTVVLEPWKVTPVGKGNLLDVSPIRTPGGPALTPVQDYTTYSFSSTPFKDVPLFSSPRELLHCEGLMLDLLNDSLSKILVDINFSGLEDEELGTANISLSDFINQLK; this is translated from the exons ATGAGACGGAGCCCAAGGAGACCCCTGATCCTCAAAAGGCGCAAGTTACCTTTTCAACAAAAGGAACCCACCCCAGCAGACCCATCCAGGCAGTCCGGTGGCTCCAAAGAGCCGTCAAATTCCAGCGACAGTTCGTGCTTCCCAGACGGGGTCCGCTTTATAGGCCACCCATCCCTGTCAGACACTCAGGTTGTGGTCATTCCCAAAGCTACAGACGTTCAGAGTGTAATTAGTGTCCTCGCCGCTAAAGGCAAAGACAGCGGAGTTCAGGGTCCGAGCAAGTTTATTCTCCTGAGTGACAATGGCAATCAGGATCAAGCCGGATCTTTCTGTGAGACTGCTACTTCTGGAGGAGATGCTGTTTCCACACAAATCCCATCTCAAGAACCAGCAACAAAAGAAAGCACTCACACATCCCTTGATGTGACTGGCATTAAACCCT tgagTAAAGATGGGAATAGCGGCCCTTTGGATGACAGCCTCACCAACATCCAGTGGCTGGGCAAAATGAACACATGTGCTCTAGAGTCAGAGCCTGCAAAGCAAATACAAGGCAAGGAGAACCAGGCTCCCGTGTCTCAGACTGCTCAG GCAGCCAGCGTACCTCCAGAAACGAAACCTTGCCAGCAGCCCCTGTCAGGGAGGCCGCCGTATTCCTACATGGCCATGATCCAGTTCGCCATCAACAGCAGGAAAAACCGGAGGATGACCCTGAAAGAGATCTACACTTGGATCGAGGACCATTTTCCGTATTACAGACAGGTGGCCAAACCCGGatggaag AATTCAATCCGCCACAACCTTTCTCTGCACGACATGTTTGTTCGCGAGACGGCGCCCGATGGGAAAGTTTCCTTCTGGACCATCCGGCCTGAGGCCAACCGATGCCTCACTCTAGATCAGGTATACAAG TCTCAGAAGAAGACCGTCCCCGATGGAAGAAAGATCGCGTTGGCCTCTG ACGTGAAGGTGGAGATGAAGGAGGAGCCGGTCTGTGTTCCTCTGAAGTGTGAGACCCCAAAAGGGCCTCAGAAGAGACGCTGCAGCAGCTCGCGGCGGAAGCAGTGCCTGGTGAACTCCTCCCACGAGGAGCCCGTCCTCCTCTGCCCCGACAGCTCCTTCCTGGACTCCGGCGTCACATCCGATGCTTCGATGTTCCAGGACTCCCGGGATGTTGAGCCGGAGGAACCCCGGCGGAAGCAGGACAGCCCCGACCGGGACTACTCCTTCAAGACCCCCATTAAAGGAAGCATCCATCTGACCTCCTCCACTCCAAGCAAGCCCTCTCCCACGGTGGTGCTGGAGCCGTGGAAGGTGACCCCAGTGGGGAAAGGGAACCTGCTGGACGTCAGCCCCATCCGGACGCCGGGCGGCCCCGCCCTCACCCCCGTACAGGACTACACCACCTACAGCTTCAGCAGCACACCCTTCAAAGACGTTCCCCTGTTCAGCTCGCCCAGAGAGCTGCTCCATTGCG AAGGCCTGATGCTCGATCTCCTGAACGACAGCCTGAGCAAGATCCTGGTGGACATCAACTTCTCCGGCCTGGAGGACGAGGAGCTCGGCACGGCCAACATCAGCCTGTCTGACTTCATCAACCAGCTGAAGTAG
- the foxm1 gene encoding forkhead box protein M1 isoform X1, whose protein sequence is MRRSPRRPLILKRRKLPFQQKEPTPADPSRQSGGSKEPSNSSDSSCFPDGVRFIGHPSLSDTQVVVIPKATDVQSVISVLAAKGKDSGVQGPSKFILLSDNGNQDQAGSFCETATSGGDAVSTQIPSQEPATKESTHTSLDVTGIKPLSKDGNSGPLDDSLTNIQWLGKMNTCALESEPAKQIQGKENQAPVSQTAQAASVPPETKPCQQPLSGRPPYSYMAMIQFAINSRKNRRMTLKEIYTWIEDHFPYYRQVAKPGWKNSIRHNLSLHDMFVRETAPDGKVSFWTIRPEANRCLTLDQVYKPGCDPVTAPVPVPMLLFPNQSQKKTVPDGRKIALASERRMKPLLPRTESYLVPIQLPVAPPVYLPSFTCPQQRVGTSQAAKRVRISPKVTQSDAAPPPPPPPLAVSPPVTDVKVEMKEEPVCVPLKCETPKGPQKRRCSSSRRKQCLVNSSHEEPVLLCPDSSFLDSGVTSDASMFQDSRDVEPEEPRRKQDSPDRDYSFKTPIKGSIHLTSSTPSKPSPTVVLEPWKVTPVGKGNLLDVSPIRTPGGPALTPVQDYTTYSFSSTPFKDVPLFSSPRELLHCGASRAEAAESPIGRLRSSCSRELLQGGGGGGGGGTATPANRSLTEGLMLDLLNDSLSKILVDINFSGLEDEELGTANISLSDFINQLK, encoded by the exons ATGAGACGGAGCCCAAGGAGACCCCTGATCCTCAAAAGGCGCAAGTTACCTTTTCAACAAAAGGAACCCACCCCAGCAGACCCATCCAGGCAGTCCGGTGGCTCCAAAGAGCCGTCAAATTCCAGCGACAGTTCGTGCTTCCCAGACGGGGTCCGCTTTATAGGCCACCCATCCCTGTCAGACACTCAGGTTGTGGTCATTCCCAAAGCTACAGACGTTCAGAGTGTAATTAGTGTCCTCGCCGCTAAAGGCAAAGACAGCGGAGTTCAGGGTCCGAGCAAGTTTATTCTCCTGAGTGACAATGGCAATCAGGATCAAGCCGGATCTTTCTGTGAGACTGCTACTTCTGGAGGAGATGCTGTTTCCACACAAATCCCATCTCAAGAACCAGCAACAAAAGAAAGCACTCACACATCCCTTGATGTGACTGGCATTAAACCCT tgagTAAAGATGGGAATAGCGGCCCTTTGGATGACAGCCTCACCAACATCCAGTGGCTGGGCAAAATGAACACATGTGCTCTAGAGTCAGAGCCTGCAAAGCAAATACAAGGCAAGGAGAACCAGGCTCCCGTGTCTCAGACTGCTCAG GCAGCCAGCGTACCTCCAGAAACGAAACCTTGCCAGCAGCCCCTGTCAGGGAGGCCGCCGTATTCCTACATGGCCATGATCCAGTTCGCCATCAACAGCAGGAAAAACCGGAGGATGACCCTGAAAGAGATCTACACTTGGATCGAGGACCATTTTCCGTATTACAGACAGGTGGCCAAACCCGGatggaag AATTCAATCCGCCACAACCTTTCTCTGCACGACATGTTTGTTCGCGAGACGGCGCCCGATGGGAAAGTTTCCTTCTGGACCATCCGGCCTGAGGCCAACCGATGCCTCACTCTAGATCAGGTATACAAG CCTGGATGTGATCCAGTGACTGCTCCAGTTCCTGTTCCAATGCTTTTATTTCCCAACCAA TCTCAGAAGAAGACCGTCCCCGATGGAAGAAAGATCGCGTTGGCCTCTG AGAGGAGGATGAAGCCCCTCCTACCTCGAACCGAGTCCTACCTGGTCCCCATCCAGCTCCCCGTGGCCCCCCCGGTGTACCTGCCCTCCTTCACCTGCCCCCAGCAGAGAGTCGGCACCTCCCAGGCAGCCAAGAGAGTCCGCATTTCCCCAAAG GTGACTCAAAGCGacgctgctcctcctcctcctcctcctcctctggctGTGTCTCCTCCGGTGACAGACGTGAAGGTGGAGATGAAGGAGGAGCCGGTCTGTGTTCCTCTGAAGTGTGAGACCCCAAAAGGGCCTCAGAAGAGACGCTGCAGCAGCTCGCGGCGGAAGCAGTGCCTGGTGAACTCCTCCCACGAGGAGCCCGTCCTCCTCTGCCCCGACAGCTCCTTCCTGGACTCCGGCGTCACATCCGATGCTTCGATGTTCCAGGACTCCCGGGATGTTGAGCCGGAGGAACCCCGGCGGAAGCAGGACAGCCCCGACCGGGACTACTCCTTCAAGACCCCCATTAAAGGAAGCATCCATCTGACCTCCTCCACTCCAAGCAAGCCCTCTCCCACGGTGGTGCTGGAGCCGTGGAAGGTGACCCCAGTGGGGAAAGGGAACCTGCTGGACGTCAGCCCCATCCGGACGCCGGGCGGCCCCGCCCTCACCCCCGTACAGGACTACACCACCTACAGCTTCAGCAGCACACCCTTCAAAGACGTTCCCCTGTTCAGCTCGCCCAGAGAGCTGCTCCATTGCGGTGCGTCCAGAGCCGAAGCTGCGGAGTCTCCCATCGGACGCCTCCGCAGCAGCTGCTCCAGAGAGCTGCTGCAGGGCGGCGGTGGCGGTGGCGGCGGCGGTACCGCCACGCCGGCCAACCGCTCTCTTACAGAAGGCCTGATGCTCGATCTCCTGAACGACAGCCTGAGCAAGATCCTGGTGGACATCAACTTCTCCGGCCTGGAGGACGAGGAGCTCGGCACGGCCAACATCAGCCTGTCTGACTTCATCAACCAGCTGAAGTAG
- the foxm1 gene encoding forkhead box protein M1 isoform X3, which yields MRRSPRRPLILKRRKLPFQQKEPTPADPSRQSGGSKEPSNSSDSSCFPDGVRFIGHPSLSDTQVVVIPKATDVQSVISVLAAKGKDSGVQGPSKFILLSDNGNQDQAGSFCETATSGGDAVSTQIPSQEPATKESTHTSLDVTGIKPLSKDGNSGPLDDSLTNIQWLGKMNTCALESEPAKQIQGKENQAPVSQTAQAASVPPETKPCQQPLSGRPPYSYMAMIQFAINSRKNRRMTLKEIYTWIEDHFPYYRQVAKPGWKNSIRHNLSLHDMFVRETAPDGKVSFWTIRPEANRCLTLDQVYKSQKKTVPDGRKIALASERRMKPLLPRTESYLVPIQLPVAPPVYLPSFTCPQQRVGTSQAAKRVRISPKVTQSDAAPPPPPPPLAVSPPVTDVKVEMKEEPVCVPLKCETPKGPQKRRCSSSRRKQCLVNSSHEEPVLLCPDSSFLDSGVTSDASMFQDSRDVEPEEPRRKQDSPDRDYSFKTPIKGSIHLTSSTPSKPSPTVVLEPWKVTPVGKGNLLDVSPIRTPGGPALTPVQDYTTYSFSSTPFKDVPLFSSPRELLHCGASRAEAAESPIGRLRSSCSRELLQGGGGGGGGGTATPANRSLTEGLMLDLLNDSLSKILVDINFSGLEDEELGTANISLSDFINQLK from the exons ATGAGACGGAGCCCAAGGAGACCCCTGATCCTCAAAAGGCGCAAGTTACCTTTTCAACAAAAGGAACCCACCCCAGCAGACCCATCCAGGCAGTCCGGTGGCTCCAAAGAGCCGTCAAATTCCAGCGACAGTTCGTGCTTCCCAGACGGGGTCCGCTTTATAGGCCACCCATCCCTGTCAGACACTCAGGTTGTGGTCATTCCCAAAGCTACAGACGTTCAGAGTGTAATTAGTGTCCTCGCCGCTAAAGGCAAAGACAGCGGAGTTCAGGGTCCGAGCAAGTTTATTCTCCTGAGTGACAATGGCAATCAGGATCAAGCCGGATCTTTCTGTGAGACTGCTACTTCTGGAGGAGATGCTGTTTCCACACAAATCCCATCTCAAGAACCAGCAACAAAAGAAAGCACTCACACATCCCTTGATGTGACTGGCATTAAACCCT tgagTAAAGATGGGAATAGCGGCCCTTTGGATGACAGCCTCACCAACATCCAGTGGCTGGGCAAAATGAACACATGTGCTCTAGAGTCAGAGCCTGCAAAGCAAATACAAGGCAAGGAGAACCAGGCTCCCGTGTCTCAGACTGCTCAG GCAGCCAGCGTACCTCCAGAAACGAAACCTTGCCAGCAGCCCCTGTCAGGGAGGCCGCCGTATTCCTACATGGCCATGATCCAGTTCGCCATCAACAGCAGGAAAAACCGGAGGATGACCCTGAAAGAGATCTACACTTGGATCGAGGACCATTTTCCGTATTACAGACAGGTGGCCAAACCCGGatggaag AATTCAATCCGCCACAACCTTTCTCTGCACGACATGTTTGTTCGCGAGACGGCGCCCGATGGGAAAGTTTCCTTCTGGACCATCCGGCCTGAGGCCAACCGATGCCTCACTCTAGATCAGGTATACAAG TCTCAGAAGAAGACCGTCCCCGATGGAAGAAAGATCGCGTTGGCCTCTG AGAGGAGGATGAAGCCCCTCCTACCTCGAACCGAGTCCTACCTGGTCCCCATCCAGCTCCCCGTGGCCCCCCCGGTGTACCTGCCCTCCTTCACCTGCCCCCAGCAGAGAGTCGGCACCTCCCAGGCAGCCAAGAGAGTCCGCATTTCCCCAAAG GTGACTCAAAGCGacgctgctcctcctcctcctcctcctcctctggctGTGTCTCCTCCGGTGACAGACGTGAAGGTGGAGATGAAGGAGGAGCCGGTCTGTGTTCCTCTGAAGTGTGAGACCCCAAAAGGGCCTCAGAAGAGACGCTGCAGCAGCTCGCGGCGGAAGCAGTGCCTGGTGAACTCCTCCCACGAGGAGCCCGTCCTCCTCTGCCCCGACAGCTCCTTCCTGGACTCCGGCGTCACATCCGATGCTTCGATGTTCCAGGACTCCCGGGATGTTGAGCCGGAGGAACCCCGGCGGAAGCAGGACAGCCCCGACCGGGACTACTCCTTCAAGACCCCCATTAAAGGAAGCATCCATCTGACCTCCTCCACTCCAAGCAAGCCCTCTCCCACGGTGGTGCTGGAGCCGTGGAAGGTGACCCCAGTGGGGAAAGGGAACCTGCTGGACGTCAGCCCCATCCGGACGCCGGGCGGCCCCGCCCTCACCCCCGTACAGGACTACACCACCTACAGCTTCAGCAGCACACCCTTCAAAGACGTTCCCCTGTTCAGCTCGCCCAGAGAGCTGCTCCATTGCGGTGCGTCCAGAGCCGAAGCTGCGGAGTCTCCCATCGGACGCCTCCGCAGCAGCTGCTCCAGAGAGCTGCTGCAGGGCGGCGGTGGCGGTGGCGGCGGCGGTACCGCCACGCCGGCCAACCGCTCTCTTACAGAAGGCCTGATGCTCGATCTCCTGAACGACAGCCTGAGCAAGATCCTGGTGGACATCAACTTCTCCGGCCTGGAGGACGAGGAGCTCGGCACGGCCAACATCAGCCTGTCTGACTTCATCAACCAGCTGAAGTAG
- the foxm1 gene encoding forkhead box protein M1 isoform X2, which translates to MRRSPRRPLILKRRKLPFQQKEPTPADPSRQSGGSKEPSNSSDSSCFPDGVRFIGHPSLSDTQVVVIPKATDVQSVISVLAAKGKDSGVQGPSKFILLSDNGNQDQAGSFCETATSGGDAVSTQIPSQEPATKESTHTSLDVTGIKPLSKDGNSGPLDDSLTNIQWLGKMNTCALESEPAKQIQGKENQAPVSQTAQAASVPPETKPCQQPLSGRPPYSYMAMIQFAINSRKNRRMTLKEIYTWIEDHFPYYRQVAKPGWKNSIRHNLSLHDMFVRETAPDGKVSFWTIRPEANRCLTLDQPGCDPVTAPVPVPMLLFPNQSQKKTVPDGRKIALASERRMKPLLPRTESYLVPIQLPVAPPVYLPSFTCPQQRVGTSQAAKRVRISPKVTQSDAAPPPPPPPLAVSPPVTDVKVEMKEEPVCVPLKCETPKGPQKRRCSSSRRKQCLVNSSHEEPVLLCPDSSFLDSGVTSDASMFQDSRDVEPEEPRRKQDSPDRDYSFKTPIKGSIHLTSSTPSKPSPTVVLEPWKVTPVGKGNLLDVSPIRTPGGPALTPVQDYTTYSFSSTPFKDVPLFSSPRELLHCGASRAEAAESPIGRLRSSCSRELLQGGGGGGGGGTATPANRSLTEGLMLDLLNDSLSKILVDINFSGLEDEELGTANISLSDFINQLK; encoded by the exons ATGAGACGGAGCCCAAGGAGACCCCTGATCCTCAAAAGGCGCAAGTTACCTTTTCAACAAAAGGAACCCACCCCAGCAGACCCATCCAGGCAGTCCGGTGGCTCCAAAGAGCCGTCAAATTCCAGCGACAGTTCGTGCTTCCCAGACGGGGTCCGCTTTATAGGCCACCCATCCCTGTCAGACACTCAGGTTGTGGTCATTCCCAAAGCTACAGACGTTCAGAGTGTAATTAGTGTCCTCGCCGCTAAAGGCAAAGACAGCGGAGTTCAGGGTCCGAGCAAGTTTATTCTCCTGAGTGACAATGGCAATCAGGATCAAGCCGGATCTTTCTGTGAGACTGCTACTTCTGGAGGAGATGCTGTTTCCACACAAATCCCATCTCAAGAACCAGCAACAAAAGAAAGCACTCACACATCCCTTGATGTGACTGGCATTAAACCCT tgagTAAAGATGGGAATAGCGGCCCTTTGGATGACAGCCTCACCAACATCCAGTGGCTGGGCAAAATGAACACATGTGCTCTAGAGTCAGAGCCTGCAAAGCAAATACAAGGCAAGGAGAACCAGGCTCCCGTGTCTCAGACTGCTCAG GCAGCCAGCGTACCTCCAGAAACGAAACCTTGCCAGCAGCCCCTGTCAGGGAGGCCGCCGTATTCCTACATGGCCATGATCCAGTTCGCCATCAACAGCAGGAAAAACCGGAGGATGACCCTGAAAGAGATCTACACTTGGATCGAGGACCATTTTCCGTATTACAGACAGGTGGCCAAACCCGGatggaag AATTCAATCCGCCACAACCTTTCTCTGCACGACATGTTTGTTCGCGAGACGGCGCCCGATGGGAAAGTTTCCTTCTGGACCATCCGGCCTGAGGCCAACCGATGCCTCACTCTAGATCAG CCTGGATGTGATCCAGTGACTGCTCCAGTTCCTGTTCCAATGCTTTTATTTCCCAACCAA TCTCAGAAGAAGACCGTCCCCGATGGAAGAAAGATCGCGTTGGCCTCTG AGAGGAGGATGAAGCCCCTCCTACCTCGAACCGAGTCCTACCTGGTCCCCATCCAGCTCCCCGTGGCCCCCCCGGTGTACCTGCCCTCCTTCACCTGCCCCCAGCAGAGAGTCGGCACCTCCCAGGCAGCCAAGAGAGTCCGCATTTCCCCAAAG GTGACTCAAAGCGacgctgctcctcctcctcctcctcctcctctggctGTGTCTCCTCCGGTGACAGACGTGAAGGTGGAGATGAAGGAGGAGCCGGTCTGTGTTCCTCTGAAGTGTGAGACCCCAAAAGGGCCTCAGAAGAGACGCTGCAGCAGCTCGCGGCGGAAGCAGTGCCTGGTGAACTCCTCCCACGAGGAGCCCGTCCTCCTCTGCCCCGACAGCTCCTTCCTGGACTCCGGCGTCACATCCGATGCTTCGATGTTCCAGGACTCCCGGGATGTTGAGCCGGAGGAACCCCGGCGGAAGCAGGACAGCCCCGACCGGGACTACTCCTTCAAGACCCCCATTAAAGGAAGCATCCATCTGACCTCCTCCACTCCAAGCAAGCCCTCTCCCACGGTGGTGCTGGAGCCGTGGAAGGTGACCCCAGTGGGGAAAGGGAACCTGCTGGACGTCAGCCCCATCCGGACGCCGGGCGGCCCCGCCCTCACCCCCGTACAGGACTACACCACCTACAGCTTCAGCAGCACACCCTTCAAAGACGTTCCCCTGTTCAGCTCGCCCAGAGAGCTGCTCCATTGCGGTGCGTCCAGAGCCGAAGCTGCGGAGTCTCCCATCGGACGCCTCCGCAGCAGCTGCTCCAGAGAGCTGCTGCAGGGCGGCGGTGGCGGTGGCGGCGGCGGTACCGCCACGCCGGCCAACCGCTCTCTTACAGAAGGCCTGATGCTCGATCTCCTGAACGACAGCCTGAGCAAGATCCTGGTGGACATCAACTTCTCCGGCCTGGAGGACGAGGAGCTCGGCACGGCCAACATCAGCCTGTCTGACTTCATCAACCAGCTGAAGTAG
- the foxm1 gene encoding forkhead box protein M1 isoform X4 → MRRSPRRPLILKRRKLPFQQKEPTPADPSRQSGGSKEPSNSSDSSCFPDGVRFIGHPSLSDTQVVVIPKATDVQSVISVLAAKGKDSGVQGPSKFILLSDNGNQDQAGSFCETATSGGDAVSTQIPSQEPATKESTHTSLDVTGIKPLSKDGNSGPLDDSLTNIQWLGKMNTCALESEPAKQIQGKENQAPVSQTAQAASVPPETKPCQQPLSGRPPYSYMAMIQFAINSRKNRRMTLKEIYTWIEDHFPYYRQVAKPGWKNSIRHNLSLHDMFVRETAPDGKVSFWTIRPEANRCLTLDQSQKKTVPDGRKIALASERRMKPLLPRTESYLVPIQLPVAPPVYLPSFTCPQQRVGTSQAAKRVRISPKVTQSDAAPPPPPPPLAVSPPVTDVKVEMKEEPVCVPLKCETPKGPQKRRCSSSRRKQCLVNSSHEEPVLLCPDSSFLDSGVTSDASMFQDSRDVEPEEPRRKQDSPDRDYSFKTPIKGSIHLTSSTPSKPSPTVVLEPWKVTPVGKGNLLDVSPIRTPGGPALTPVQDYTTYSFSSTPFKDVPLFSSPRELLHCGASRAEAAESPIGRLRSSCSRELLQGGGGGGGGGTATPANRSLTEGLMLDLLNDSLSKILVDINFSGLEDEELGTANISLSDFINQLK, encoded by the exons ATGAGACGGAGCCCAAGGAGACCCCTGATCCTCAAAAGGCGCAAGTTACCTTTTCAACAAAAGGAACCCACCCCAGCAGACCCATCCAGGCAGTCCGGTGGCTCCAAAGAGCCGTCAAATTCCAGCGACAGTTCGTGCTTCCCAGACGGGGTCCGCTTTATAGGCCACCCATCCCTGTCAGACACTCAGGTTGTGGTCATTCCCAAAGCTACAGACGTTCAGAGTGTAATTAGTGTCCTCGCCGCTAAAGGCAAAGACAGCGGAGTTCAGGGTCCGAGCAAGTTTATTCTCCTGAGTGACAATGGCAATCAGGATCAAGCCGGATCTTTCTGTGAGACTGCTACTTCTGGAGGAGATGCTGTTTCCACACAAATCCCATCTCAAGAACCAGCAACAAAAGAAAGCACTCACACATCCCTTGATGTGACTGGCATTAAACCCT tgagTAAAGATGGGAATAGCGGCCCTTTGGATGACAGCCTCACCAACATCCAGTGGCTGGGCAAAATGAACACATGTGCTCTAGAGTCAGAGCCTGCAAAGCAAATACAAGGCAAGGAGAACCAGGCTCCCGTGTCTCAGACTGCTCAG GCAGCCAGCGTACCTCCAGAAACGAAACCTTGCCAGCAGCCCCTGTCAGGGAGGCCGCCGTATTCCTACATGGCCATGATCCAGTTCGCCATCAACAGCAGGAAAAACCGGAGGATGACCCTGAAAGAGATCTACACTTGGATCGAGGACCATTTTCCGTATTACAGACAGGTGGCCAAACCCGGatggaag AATTCAATCCGCCACAACCTTTCTCTGCACGACATGTTTGTTCGCGAGACGGCGCCCGATGGGAAAGTTTCCTTCTGGACCATCCGGCCTGAGGCCAACCGATGCCTCACTCTAGATCAG TCTCAGAAGAAGACCGTCCCCGATGGAAGAAAGATCGCGTTGGCCTCTG AGAGGAGGATGAAGCCCCTCCTACCTCGAACCGAGTCCTACCTGGTCCCCATCCAGCTCCCCGTGGCCCCCCCGGTGTACCTGCCCTCCTTCACCTGCCCCCAGCAGAGAGTCGGCACCTCCCAGGCAGCCAAGAGAGTCCGCATTTCCCCAAAG GTGACTCAAAGCGacgctgctcctcctcctcctcctcctcctctggctGTGTCTCCTCCGGTGACAGACGTGAAGGTGGAGATGAAGGAGGAGCCGGTCTGTGTTCCTCTGAAGTGTGAGACCCCAAAAGGGCCTCAGAAGAGACGCTGCAGCAGCTCGCGGCGGAAGCAGTGCCTGGTGAACTCCTCCCACGAGGAGCCCGTCCTCCTCTGCCCCGACAGCTCCTTCCTGGACTCCGGCGTCACATCCGATGCTTCGATGTTCCAGGACTCCCGGGATGTTGAGCCGGAGGAACCCCGGCGGAAGCAGGACAGCCCCGACCGGGACTACTCCTTCAAGACCCCCATTAAAGGAAGCATCCATCTGACCTCCTCCACTCCAAGCAAGCCCTCTCCCACGGTGGTGCTGGAGCCGTGGAAGGTGACCCCAGTGGGGAAAGGGAACCTGCTGGACGTCAGCCCCATCCGGACGCCGGGCGGCCCCGCCCTCACCCCCGTACAGGACTACACCACCTACAGCTTCAGCAGCACACCCTTCAAAGACGTTCCCCTGTTCAGCTCGCCCAGAGAGCTGCTCCATTGCGGTGCGTCCAGAGCCGAAGCTGCGGAGTCTCCCATCGGACGCCTCCGCAGCAGCTGCTCCAGAGAGCTGCTGCAGGGCGGCGGTGGCGGTGGCGGCGGCGGTACCGCCACGCCGGCCAACCGCTCTCTTACAGAAGGCCTGATGCTCGATCTCCTGAACGACAGCCTGAGCAAGATCCTGGTGGACATCAACTTCTCCGGCCTGGAGGACGAGGAGCTCGGCACGGCCAACATCAGCCTGTCTGACTTCATCAACCAGCTGAAGTAG